The Maniola jurtina chromosome 13, ilManJurt1.1, whole genome shotgun sequence genomic interval ATAGTCCAAGCCGGGTATAGCGTACAGACTGCGGCTGGATTCCTGGTTGCCGAGAAACGTTACAGCCTCGGTCTGCGCGCGCTGCAACATTACATTGAAGTAAAAACGTAAAACATCAAATAATTGCAGAcattgtaagtatgtatgtagaattttattaattattggtAACTAGTAGCCTCCTGCATGCACTTGTACTACCTAGAGTTTCATTATTTAACATTTCTGATTCCCAAATTAAAATTCTACGTTGAACACAATCTGAGCATTATCTTTGAAAAAGTTGTTACCTATagaatacaaataaaaacactgtataataattattgattaaaCATGCAATATACCATCAGCCTCAGAAATCGAGTAGCAATTCTGCATCGAAAACCAGTTGCACTtatctttttctataaacacgcccaCACACACCtcacgcatgtgcataaccgtgccacgcgaataatATGaacattaaggtgctaaacgtcttacagcctttgactgtacattacAAGCTATcaagttaaaatgtttttatgaaTTTGTGTTTGCAAAGCATTAAAGGAACCAAACCAAATTAAGGTGAATCATCACTACTGCTCTAAATAATGTTTAGCTCTCAAATCTTTTTAATGACTTCAAGACTCAAGTACTTATTGTGTTTATTAAGCGCAATAAGTAATTCTAATTTTGCATTATCATGTGTCTACAGAAGCATAGGTACATTTAAGATAATTCAACACCTATTCTGGTGCAAGACTGACTAGACTTGTTAGTGTTTGAATAAACTCTTGTAGGGGGTAGACAAGACGGTATTTACAAACAACCCagtatattttttcatttaggGTCAcaaattttctttttcataacaacaatttttcttaaatcaccttttaaaaataattacctataataatagCAGGTAGGAGCTTCTATAACCTCtatcttattaaaataaacattaataaattcaTTACAAAAACTTAAACAAGGTTTAAACTGATGTTAAACACATATTTATATGGGTTAATAATGTTTGAATAAACCATGCCAAAAGTTTTTATGGTATGCCagttagtttttattattcacaACCATACATTCATTTCAAACATGTTATTATACCTTTTTCTTCCATTCGGGTCTCATATCGATGTGTGTTTGAAcagtcaaaaataaaatcatcttaattaaatttaaataccattgataattattttatttatgacacTTTATgtatattgaatttaaaaatctagtaaaaaacatatttaaagTAAAGTAGTAGCTGACCCGCCCTTTCTCAATGGAATCTTTGAAAATCTCTCAATAGTGGTGTACTTATCTTATAGAGAGAACCTACATGCAAACTCTCTAGTTTCTAGAGAttattgatatgtcagtcagtcagtttctcccaTTATAAGTTTAGAAACTATTTAAACAAATCTGGAAAATCAAGCaaatagataatatttaaataggGAAGCAAAAAGCAATATTTGTGGTACaaaaaagtaatataattaattttatacctaTAACTGACTAAATCAATATAATTTAACGCTGTTATGATATTTAGATTTAGCTTGGGGCataactttaaagtttaaacataaCAAGCCTTATATCTAAAGGCAACTAGCCACCAATAACACTGTGATACatttaagtaaaattaataaacgttcataacaaaacaaaaatttcaagtttACTTTCTACATTAGTCTAACTAGTTGAAACATTGACAAAATATGTGACACTACTCAGTAGTGACTACTGTACTTAACCAAAAATAGGCAGCGTTTATATATTATCAGTCACTTGCCAAGGTAAtcatgtaataataaaatacttactatatAAGGTGCATCTCTTGTATCAATCAGTACTTGGTAAAAAGTATGGGTTCTTCCCTTGACTTCTTTGCCCACATTTGAGAGAGAATCTCTACTTGTATCAGTGGTATCCGCAGACTCCATGGTCTCCTTTTTATTGGTGGCATCTCTGTCGTAGACTCTTGCTAGCCATGGGAATAATATAACACCTCTATAACCGAATACCTTATGCAAAATGAGCTGTCCGGTTTCATACTTGCCTGTTGCTTTAGGTGCTTCTAATTTACCAACTTCAGCCAGTCTAAAAAACAGGAGAACAGGAATTATTTATTCTTAGGTTATGTACGTAAtagaataattataaaattacttaccGTGTATAATGGGCTACATGAGTTAATATTATCCGTGACGCTGTTAATCTTAAAGGATTTGTAGGTACAAGTCTTAAGATAATCTCCATTTTAACAttgtaaattagatttttttcgtagcacttttgtttttaatttttgtttgacAATGACAAATTATCTACTTATCACTAAATTGACATTGACTTTGACATCAAGAGACATCAAGGTATTTCGTTGTCTTTGGCACTGCTCACTGCTCACCCAGAACAATTCATTTTTTATAGGGATGTTCATATACAAAAGAATCGATATTTTCATAATCATTCACTAGTAAGTAGCGGCAGGTAGCAAAAGGAaacaatctgaaaaccgtgaatttgaaaAAAGAGTTGTGTTCCCGACTAAAAAGTTTACTTTTCAAGACACCGCGCCACTGTGATGAGCCGCGCCGTAGCACGATATAAGTTATTCGTAATCAACGTGATCGACTTGTGTCCAAAGTATACTCGATAAATACTTATCGAATATCGAGTGTAATGAATCTATCCTATCCACATTCGTGATTCGATTCGAGACAGATTCAATCTTTAATCTGTGGTACCTACGAACTACAAAACAAAGGTCCaaaggttttttatatatttttctatagattcaagattttaaattttttaatataatttttaaaatgttaagtTTACTGTGTAGAACAGCTAATAAGCTTGGTAAGTAGGAATACAAGTCTAATTTCTCTCATCTCTTAGATagtaattttgttaacaataaagttgtttaaataaataaatagtaataattctGTCTGTTTATTTTCGCGCGTATAACTCATAAACCACCAAACTAATTGAGACGAAACTCGTGCAGCTCAAAAGTATCAtgtcttaaatattattctaactTTGATCAAAACTAGCCCACACTACAGATTGCGAAACTGAGCACAACAGCCTGTTACCTTACTTATATTATTCGATAAATGAAGCACaactattaatttaatttcgttcCCTTCAGGTCCAACAAAACCACATTCAAGATGCATAGCCTCTCTTTCGGCCCTTCCTGAAACATATCAGATGTTGTACAAAACCTGCAGAGATTTTGCAGAGCAAGAACTCAAACCGAATGCTGCTAATTTTGACCGAAATCACTTATATCCTGGCGATGCTATTAAGAAAATGGGTGAACTTGGTTTAATGGCAATAGCTACACCAGAACAGTTTGGAGGAACAGGACTTGACTATTTAGCTTACGCGATAGCGTTAGAGGAAATATCTAGAGGCTGTGCATCTGCTGGGGTCATTATGTCAGTAAATAATTCTCTTTACTTAGGGCCCGTGAACCACTGGGGTACTGACAAACAAAAGAAAGAGTTTGTCACACCTTTTTGCACTGGTAAGTACAGGCAATGAAACTAGTTTTAGGAGCTTGTAgcttttcaatttaaaattttattaatgcaCCTTTCAGGGGACCAAGTTGGATGTTTTGCTCTCTCTGAGCCAGGGAATGGATCAGATGCTGGCGCCGCATCTACAACCGCTAAAACAAGTGGTGACAAATGGGTTCTTAATGGTACCAAATGTTGGATAACTAATGGTTACGAGAGCAAAGCTTCTGTCGTGTTTGCCACTACAGACAAAAACCTAAAACACAAGGGCATCTCTGCATTCATTGTACCTAAACCTATAAATGGGTTGGAATTGGGTAAGAAAGAAGATAAATTAGGTATCAGAGGATCATCTACCTGTTCCCTCATATTCGAGGACTGCGAGATTCCGAAAGAGAATATCTTGGGTGAGCCTGGATTAGGGTTTAAAATTGCTATGATGACGTTAGATGCAGGTAGAATTGGTATTGCATCACAAGCATTAGGCATAGCACAGGTAAAAAAGAAATCaatgaaaaatatattactattttaaataagttaagcaTGCTTTTGTGTTTGAATTTTTcaattacttactatttttatGCCAAAATAGAGaatataatatcttttttttttctaggcATCATTAGATGTGTCTGTAGAATATGCTTCCAAAAGGATGGCATTTGGCAAGCCAATCATGAAGCTACAAGCGATACAAAACAAGTTGGCAGATATGGCTATGCGGCTGGAGTCAGCTAGGCTTCTAACATGGCGCGCAGCTTGGCTCAAAGACAACAAAAAACCTTTCACCAAGGAGGCAGCTATGGCTAAACTAGCAGCATCAGAGGCAGCAACATTTTTATCACATCAATGTATACAGGTAGATATAAGAACATTTCATACTAGATAATGCATACGACTTGGTGGTTTTAGATTtctaaaatcctgtgggaactattttttttaaatcccataggaattctttaattttctgggataaaaagtagcctatgtccttccctgggatgtatcccaagtctgtaccaaatttcattaaaatcagttcagcggttgggccatgaaaacgtagcagacacagacaaacagacacacactttcgcatttataatattagtatggaagtatggatacaGTAATTCTAATATAGTGTAGATGAGGGAATAGGGACTGTTGTCCATGGAGGACTAAAGTCCATTATCTTGTAGTAGTGTCATGTCATGCTATTCTTAAGTGATCCATTTTTGTCCTCAGTCCTTGGTGGACATCAGTCTGTAATCTGTGCAGGCCCTtacttaatatataaaattgtttCTTTAAATTGTAGATTCTTGGTGGTATGGGCTATGTATCAGACATGCCTGCAGAGAGACACTACAGGGATGCTAGAATTACCGAGATCTATGAAGGTACTTCAGAAATTCAGAGATTAGTAATTGCCGGACAAATTATCAAAGAATATGGCGTATAATGAATAATAGCTATCATGTTTTACAATATAGactgattttatattaaaaaatatttaaaaagtgtGTTCAGCACAAAATATTGTATAGAAATGTACAATTCTTATGTAAGATAAATGAATTAATGTAAGTTCTTTACTCATATTATggtttgtattgtattgtatttttgATATAAGTATTATTTGATTAAAGTTATTCATGTATTGATGCTACAGAAAATGTTATTAGAAAAATGATTATACAAGTACAAATGGATAATAATTCACAAATTAAACAATGTGTAGTTTGAAATGtgcatatatttaaaaataacactACAGATAAACACAACATTTTATATCTTTTATATGAATTACCTGAGATAATTATAATTGGTGTTTTAAAACCAATGTtatcaataatatattatgtaaaataaatgcTATAAATACAGAAGAGTGATTTATTTACTGGCCAGGGCCTGACAGAGACTTGTCCATAAATTTCCTTTTAGCGAAACACAGCCACCACTTGCTGGGCTTGCCATCTTCTGTGGCaaatacctacaaaaaaaatCAGATTACAGCAATGACATTTAAAAATCTTCAAATCAAAGTAACTATGCATTGCAGTGCACTGTATGTTGGGAACTTTAAAATCATTGTGGTGTCTGTGATGCTCAGTCAAATTGTATAACACATCTAAACTACGAAAGGGAA includes:
- the LOC123871116 gene encoding short-chain specific acyl-CoA dehydrogenase, mitochondrial is translated as MLSLLCRTANKLGPTKPHSRCIASLSALPETYQMLYKTCRDFAEQELKPNAANFDRNHLYPGDAIKKMGELGLMAIATPEQFGGTGLDYLAYAIALEEISRGCASAGVIMSVNNSLYLGPVNHWGTDKQKKEFVTPFCTGDQVGCFALSEPGNGSDAGAASTTAKTSGDKWVLNGTKCWITNGYESKASVVFATTDKNLKHKGISAFIVPKPINGLELGKKEDKLGIRGSSTCSLIFEDCEIPKENILGEPGLGFKIAMMTLDAGRIGIASQALGIAQASLDVSVEYASKRMAFGKPIMKLQAIQNKLADMAMRLESARLLTWRAAWLKDNKKPFTKEAAMAKLAASEAATFLSHQCIQILGGMGYVSDMPAERHYRDARITEIYEGTSEIQRLVIAGQIIKEYGV